One Glycine max cultivar Williams 82 chromosome 6, Glycine_max_v4.0, whole genome shotgun sequence DNA segment encodes these proteins:
- the LOC100819874 gene encoding E3 ubiquitin-protein ligase MBR2, with translation MDGYSGKRAIDGVVVPRKGMGLAFRDTANARDRNGQVCSRITCSSRVNTPKGTQIGSCEKGKSLKPSIQSSSAGKEAIGSSSRTCSKTSSPGKPPVKPRKSPSSQLETDSSETSSVQDDSEASKLTSPPQKSQTGGQAELENTVSGNVMMEVGSSSIVSNTRSRRNFHPNSGLRGQEIKSSGSVTRAGTSRYGLRNLKCNTISDVIPAGCSPSDSTLNRRKDVIKKRNCEGEGSSTTRGKKMSGSSLEARNSGPRNGISISDTRISRNTPHRDRSDSNMAPVRTRKLISGHTRGRLSSQGNANPVPPNESLVMIPSLPRSGGLNIPGVSRHTSVDSPLSCPSSHSRPGTGNEELYGVMPVSPSEYGLTHSLMNLDSFRRRYNIDSIAEVLVALERIEQDVELTHEQIRLLESNLFLTGLNLYDPHRDMRLDIDNMSYEQLLALEERMGTVSTALTEETLSECLKKSVYQSSPSDNEAESCNEPKDDTKCSICQEEYVAAEEVGSLQCEHMYHVACIQQWLQLKNWCPICKASVAQSNSSPS, from the exons ATGGATGGATATTCTGGTAAAAGAGCCATTGATGGGGTGGTAGTCCCTAGAAAGGGGATGGGCCTTGCATTTAGAGATACTGCTAATGCTAGAGATCGAAATGGTCAGGTGTGCAGCCGCATTACTTGCAGCAGCAGAGTCAATACTCCTAAAGGCACTCAAATTGGTTCTTGTGAAAAAGGTAAATCTTTGAAACCTTCAATCCAATCTTCTTCAGCTGGCAAGGAAGCAATTGGAAGCTCCTCTAGAACATGTTCCAAGACTAGTAGCCCTGGAAAACCACCTGTAAAGCCTCGGAAATCACCATCATCTCAGTTAGAGACAGATTCATCTGAAACTAGTAGTGTACAGGATGATTCAGAAGCTTCAAAACTCACCTCTCCCCCTCAAAAAAGTCAGACAGGGGGTCAAGCTGAATTGGAAAATACAGTGTCTGGTAATGTAATGATGGAGGTAGGAAGCTCTAGTATAGTATCCAATACAAGATCTCGGAGGAATTTTCATCCAAATTCTGGATTACGTGGCCAAGAAATTAAAAGCTCTGGTTCAGTGACTCGTGCTGGTACCAGTAGGTATGGATTGAGGAACCTCAAATGCAATACTATTTCTGATGTCATCCCTGCTGGTTGTTCACCTTCAGATTCAACCCTTAACAGAAGGAAGGATGtcataaaaaagagaaattgtGAAGGGGAAGGTAGTTCCACTACTAGAGGGAAGAAAATGAGCGGGTCTTCATTAGAAGCACGGAATTCTGGCCCCAGAAATGGCATATCTATCTCTGATACAAGAATATCTAGGAATACTCCTCACAGGGACAGGTCAGACAGCAACATGGCACCAGTTAGAACTCGAAAATTGATTAGTGGTCATACCAGGGGAAGGCTTTCTAGCCAAGGAAATGCTAATCCTGTGCCACCTAATGAGTCCCTTGTCATGATACCTTCTTTGCCTCGTTCTGGTGGTCTTAATATTCCAGGTGTATCACGTCATACTTCTGTAGATAGTCCCTTAAGTTGTCCTAGCTCTCATAGCAGACCAGGTACTGGCAATGAGGAGTTATACGGTGTTATGCCTGTGTCTCCTTCAGAATATGGCCTCACTCATTCTCTAATGAATCTGGATAGCTTTCGACGACGTTACAACATTGATAGTATTGCAGAG gtATTGGTGGCACTTGAGAGGATTGAACAAGATGTTGAGCTAACACATGAG CAAATTCGTTTACTGGAATCCAACTTGTTCCTTACTGGACTGAACTTGTATGATCCACATAGAGACATGCGATTGGACATTGATAACATGTCATATGAG CAATTGCTGGCTTTGGAAGAGAGGATGGGTACTGTGAGCACAGCTCTAACAGAGGAAACACTATCAGAATGCCTAAAGAAAAGTGTCTACCAGTCCTCACCCTCTGACAATGAAGCTGAGAGTTGCAATGAACCTAAGGATGATACAAAATGCAGCATTTGCCAG GAGGAATATGTGGCTGCAGAAGAAGTGGGGAGTTTGCAATGCGAGCACATGTATCATGTGGCTTGCATACAGCAGTGGCTACAGCTAAAGAACTGGTGCCCTATTTGCAAAGCATCAGTGGCACAGTCAAATTCATCACCATCCTAA
- the LOC102660753 gene encoding uncharacterized protein At1g10890, with protein MATKAKETSVAGKEKKAQSSNSPMTSTKKIPTKASTTSSTNKATSSPSEKQVPNYLKPTISSLLDSHSSFKLPRNDAPTKPTLNRRRSLDPSSSSRLQKHAHTPSLSRQNKALVSPGPRERTLQLRSSSVPIKTTNNPSKPIPERLSKTPKEGRIQPLSAKKSNNNASTSTSKKVISNDASANSTNFSKSSGTTAEAEEAINEEKFGEVKNVENHEEEPSQVVGSEHEHDREQHGRKLDESDQPHVQDDDEKDIPTVPEEKKDENTNQDECNINEIHPEIDHSTTEEVEAKEEEQEQEREESGVVVQEDHKSEPNNEEEVVEERERVEEVTSEEVKELREGQNEDEQVESEFKEEKVESPKPKQVEEGGGVQEKKEAQSPVSNDVIEEDARKQLEARRNKVRALAGAFQNVIDHQKTK; from the coding sequence ATGGcaacaaaagcaaaagaaaCTAGTGTGGCTGGGAAGGAGAAGAAGGCTCAATCTTCAAATTCTCCCATGACAAGCACCAAAAAGATCCCAACCAAGGCATCAACAACAAGCTCTACAAACAAGGCCACCTCAAGCCCATCAGAGAAACAAGTCCCTAACTATCTCAAGCCCACAATCAGCTCACTCCTTGATTCTCACTCCTCCTTCAAGCTCCCTAGGAATGATGCTCCCACCAAGCCCACTCTAAATAGAAGAAGATCTCTTGatccatcatcatcttcaaggTTACAGAAACACGCACACACACCCTCTCTTTCAAGACAAAACAAGGCCCTTGTGTCCCCTGGCCCACGTGAAAGAACCCTACAACTTCGATCTTCGAGTGTTCCTATTAAAACTACTAATAACCCTTCAAAACCCATTCCGGAGAGGCTCTCAAAGACCCCAAAGGAAGGGAGAATACAACCACTGAGTGCCAAGAAGAGCAACAACAACGCTTCTACTTCAACTAGTAAGAAGGTAATAAGTAACGATGCTTCTGCTAACTCAACCAACTTTTCAAAGAGTAGTGGTACTACTGCAGAAGCTGAAGAAGCTATAAATGAAGAAAAGTTTGGAGAAGTGAAAAATGTGGAGAATCATGAAGAAGAACCAAGTCAAGTAGTTGGCTCTGAACATGAACATGATCGTGAACAACATGGCCGAAAGCTCGATGAGTCTGATCAACCTCATGTTCAGGATGATGATGAGAAGGACATTCCTACAGTgccagaagaaaaaaaggatgagaataCAAACCAAGATGAGTGCAACATTAACGAAATTCATCCAGAAATTGATCATTCAACAACTGAAGAAGTTGAAGCGAAAGAAGaggaacaagaacaagaaagagaagaaagtggGGTTGTAGTACAAGAAGATCACAAAAGTGAGCCCAACAATGAGGAAGAGGTAGTGGAAGAGAGGGAAAGAGTTGAAGAAGTAACAAGTGAAGAGGTTAAAGAGTTGAGGGAAGGACAAAATGAAGATGAACAAGTAGAGAGtgaatttaaagaagaaaaggtTGAGTCACCAAAGCCAAAGCAAGTAGAAGAAGGTGGTGGGGTGCAAGAGAAGAAAGAGGCTCAGTCTCCAGTATCCAATGATGTGATCGAAGAGGATGCAAGGAAGCAATTGGAAGCGAGGAGGAATAAAGTTAGAGCATTGGCTGGTGCATTTCAGAATGTCATTGACCATCAAAAAACCAAGTGA